In one window of Thermus oshimai DSM 12092 DNA:
- a CDS encoding vWA domain-containing protein — MLWLLLPVLLLIYVLYRRGGPRPRPWAGVWLWRRGRARRFRPRLDLRLLLLLLAGAALVLALEDPPLLPSPLVLVVDASASMAAKERGRTRLDLAKEKALPLLERAPEAVLVAAGETPRAFGPAPGVALRGRLLALEAEGGGADLEGGVALGRRLLKAPVVVATDGPPPPGVEGYLGVGSGAENLGLVAVAGGFLAVGNGGFSPRTARVLVEGRPYTLPVPPRGYARLEGLPQTFTARLLGEDALALDDTAGFALRPLGVRLPEEPALKRLFALLGARPGEEVRVAVGSPEGAPERPTLYLAREGGAPTAVLSALPHPLLEGVALLGARLPPPPPPPPPWRPLAEGEGGVGLIYWTEGGLYLPPLSALQDEPFFPLLVYNFLKPYREVRTGLLRPEETLLPTPKESFLPKGQGGGGRFFALLAFGLLLLELALWPRRRVA, encoded by the coding sequence ATGCTCTGGCTCCTCCTTCCCGTCCTCCTCCTCATCTACGTCCTCTACCGAAGGGGGGGGCCTAGGCCCAGGCCCTGGGCCGGGGTGTGGCTCTGGCGGCGGGGCCGGGCGCGGCGCTTCCGGCCGAGGCTGGACCTGAGGCTTCTCCTCCTCCTCCTTGCGGGGGCGGCCCTGGTCCTGGCCCTGGAGGACCCCCCCCTCCTCCCCTCCCCCCTGGTCCTGGTGGTGGACGCCTCGGCCAGCATGGCCGCCAAGGAAAGGGGAAGGACCCGGCTGGACCTGGCCAAGGAAAAGGCCCTGCCCCTCTTGGAAAGGGCCCCGGAAGCGGTGCTGGTGGCGGCGGGGGAAACCCCCAGGGCCTTCGGCCCCGCCCCGGGGGTGGCCCTGAGGGGGAGGCTTCTGGCCCTCGAGGCGGAAGGGGGCGGGGCAGACCTGGAAGGGGGGGTGGCCCTCGGGCGGAGGCTCCTTAAGGCCCCGGTGGTGGTGGCCACGGACGGCCCCCCGCCCCCAGGGGTGGAGGGGTACCTGGGGGTGGGGAGCGGAGCGGAGAACCTGGGGCTCGTGGCGGTGGCGGGGGGGTTTCTGGCGGTGGGGAACGGGGGCTTTAGCCCCAGGACCGCCCGGGTCCTGGTGGAGGGGCGCCCCTACACCCTACCCGTCCCCCCCAGGGGGTACGCCCGCCTGGAGGGCCTCCCCCAGACCTTCACCGCCCGCCTCCTGGGGGAGGACGCCCTGGCCCTGGACGACACCGCCGGCTTCGCCCTCCGCCCCTTGGGGGTGCGCCTTCCCGAGGAGCCCGCCCTAAAGCGCCTTTTCGCCCTCCTCGGAGCCCGGCCGGGGGAGGAGGTGCGGGTGGCGGTGGGAAGCCCGGAAGGGGCCCCGGAAAGGCCCACCCTCTACCTGGCCCGGGAGGGGGGTGCCCCCACGGCGGTCCTTTCCGCCCTTCCCCACCCCCTCCTGGAAGGGGTGGCCCTCCTGGGGGCCCGCCTGCCCCCACCCCCCCCGCCCCCGCCCCCCTGGCGGCCCCTGGCCGAGGGGGAGGGAGGGGTGGGCCTGATCTATTGGACGGAAGGGGGGCTCTACCTCCCGCCCCTTTCCGCCTTACAGGATGAGCCCTTTTTCCCCCTCCTGGTCTACAACTTCCTAAAGCCCTACCGGGAGGTGAGGACCGGCCTCCTCCGCCCCGAGGAAACCCTCCTCCCCACCCCCAAGGAAAGCTTCCTCCCCAAGGGCCAAGGGGGTGGGGGGCGCTTCTTCGCCCTCCTCGCCTTTGGGCTTCTCCTCCTGGAGCTCGCCCTCTGGCCGAGGCGGAGGGTAGCATAG
- a CDS encoding DUF1999 family protein → MRFRPFSELDLEALNRVAGDRPLSLGAVRHFARTGHSFLAEEGEEPLGFALAQALWQGEATTVLVTRIEGQNARVLEGLLGAVVKSAYDAGVYEVALHLDPKREDLKEALLAQGFTVGPLVLAVRLLGSRGLRGEARGVLE, encoded by the coding sequence ATGCGCTTCCGGCCCTTCAGCGAGCTGGACCTCGAGGCCTTAAACCGGGTGGCGGGGGATAGGCCCCTAAGCCTGGGGGCGGTCCGCCACTTCGCCCGCACCGGCCACTCCTTCCTGGCGGAGGAGGGGGAGGAGCCCCTGGGCTTCGCCCTGGCCCAGGCCCTCTGGCAGGGGGAGGCCACCACGGTGCTTGTGACCCGGATAGAGGGCCAAAACGCCCGGGTCCTGGAGGGCCTCCTGGGGGCGGTGGTGAAAAGCGCCTACGACGCAGGGGTCTACGAGGTGGCCCTGCACCTGGACCCCAAGCGGGAGGACCTCAAGGAAGCCCTCCTGGCCCAAGGGTTCACCGTGGGGCCCTTGGTCCTGGCGGTGCGCCTTCTGGGAAGCCGGGGCCTGAGGGGGGAGGCCCGGGGGGTCTTGGAATAG
- a CDS encoding heavy-metal-associated domain-containing protein, translating into MNRVFLGVRGEPTPEGMERILAALRRLPGVAEAQAVGPAQIQVEYDPQALTVMDLIRTVREQGFLAGML; encoded by the coding sequence ATGAACCGCGTCTTTCTCGGCGTCCGGGGGGAGCCCACCCCCGAGGGGATGGAGCGCATCCTGGCGGCCCTCCGCCGCCTTCCGGGGGTGGCCGAGGCCCAGGCGGTGGGGCCGGCCCAGATCCAGGTGGAGTACGACCCCCAGGCCCTCACAGTGATGGACCTCATCCGCACCGTGCGGGAGCAGGGCTTCCTGGCGGGCATGCTCTGA